Proteins from one Candidatus Methylomirabilota bacterium genomic window:
- the tpiA gene encoding triose-phosphate isomerase, producing MRTPLVVGNWKMNTGRPAEARELAQAVRDGLKRPRGVEIGLCPPATALAAVAEVLAGSPLLLGAQTCHWEDSGAFTGEVSPPMLAAVGCRLVLVGHSERRHLFHETDDDARRKVQALLRHHVTPVLCVGETAEERRQGLTFTVVEGQLRAGWAGLGAEDIARCLLAYEPVWAIGTGQNATPAQAAEVHGYLRGIISELASKEVAQTVRILYGGSVKADNAADLAQEPEIDGALVGGASLQAAGFIAIVKKSAAKSGGAKE from the coding sequence ATGCGTACGCCCCTCGTCGTCGGCAACTGGAAGATGAACACGGGTCGCCCGGCCGAGGCGCGCGAGCTCGCTCAGGCGGTGCGCGACGGGCTCAAGCGCCCGCGCGGCGTCGAGATCGGGCTGTGCCCGCCCGCAACCGCGCTCGCCGCGGTGGCGGAGGTGCTCGCGGGCTCGCCACTGCTTCTCGGCGCGCAGACGTGCCACTGGGAAGACTCCGGCGCCTTCACCGGCGAGGTCTCGCCGCCGATGCTGGCGGCCGTCGGCTGTCGCCTGGTGCTGGTGGGCCATAGCGAGCGGCGTCATCTCTTCCACGAGACGGACGACGATGCGCGACGGAAGGTGCAGGCATTGCTGCGCCATCACGTCACCCCGGTACTCTGCGTGGGCGAGACCGCCGAAGAGCGTCGACAGGGACTCACGTTCACGGTGGTCGAGGGGCAGCTCCGCGCCGGCTGGGCCGGCCTCGGCGCCGAGGACATCGCGCGCTGCCTGCTCGCCTACGAGCCGGTGTGGGCCATCGGCACCGGTCAGAACGCCACGCCGGCCCAGGCCGCCGAGGTGCACGGCTACCTGCGCGGGATCATCTCGGAGCTCGCCTCCAAGGAGGTCGCGCAGACCGTGCGCATCCTCTATGGCGGCAGCGTCAAGGCCGACAACGCCGCCGACCTCGCCCAGGAGCCGGAGATCGACGGCGCCCTCGTGGGCGGCGCGAGCCTGCAGGCCGCCGGCTTCATCGCCATCGTCAAGAAATCCGCCGCGAAGAGCGGCGGCGCAAAGGAGTGA